Genomic window (Vampirovibrionales bacterium):
ACCCGGCGGTTCCAGCGCATGGAGTCGCTGGCCCAGACGCCGCTGGAGCAACTCTCATACGAGGCGTGGGACGCGTTATGGAATGACGCCAAGCGCGCGCTGGCCACGCCACAACAAGCGTAAATCGCGCATGATGCGCGTCATGTGACGCACGCCTAAAATCTGACGTGAATTTTTACGCAATTTCACGCGATTGTTTTCGCGCGAGAATTACGCGTAAGTTTTTGAAAATCACGCAATAAATTACGCGTTATTTAACGCGTAATTTGCATCACAATGCATTAAAATCGCGCTTAAGTGATCGCCGGAAAAACCTAACGCGCGACAAAGCGCGCTTAACGCCTCACGCAAAAGAGAGCGCGTCATTTAACGCGCGCTTTTGACGTAAAATCGCGTGACGCATCCAATGGCAAGCCTGCATGCGGCCGCATACGTCAAATGGCGTCAGACAAGAGGCGGCGCAGCGCGGCGCGGCCCTACGGACAGGCGGGCAGGCACAGGCATGCGGGCCGTTTGCCTGCCGCGCATAAACGCGCTGAGAATCCTGAAGAGAAGCGCTTCTTCCCGGATCGCAGCGCGTTTTCGATAAGATGAAGACGCAAGCCGCTGACGCCCACCCCCGCAATACAGGTTTCTTCAAGAGAGAGGTCACGATGAAACAGCGCTCCCGGAAATCCGTCAAAAGCGCGCGCGCGACCCAGAGGCCGCTCGCGGCAGAACGTCAGGGGAACGCTTGCCCATGACGGCGCCGCCCGCACTTCGACTCATTCCGACCGAAGACGGATCGCTTGCCTGTTATGACGAGGCGGCTGGCGAGGCGACGCATAATCTGGCCGGGGCGTTGACCGAAGCGCTCACCCACTACGCCCGACCCGCCGATCTACCCGGATGGCTCGCCGCGAGCGCCTCTGCGCCCAGGCCGCTGGTGATCCTCGACGCCTGCTTTGGCTTGGGTTACAACACGTGGGCGCTACTGCTGGAATGTCAGCGTCTGGCCAAACGCCCGGTCTCGATCCGGGTGATAGGGGTCGAGCAAAACCCAGAGATGTTGACATACATCCCCCAAATTCTGAGCGCCCCTATGCTGGAACCCCTAAAATCGATTTCAACGTCCTTGGAACATAATATATATTATCAGACGTTGAATAATTCCCAGGAAGAGGCCGTAAGCATATCGACGACACTTATAACAGACAGCGGGGCCCCTCTGGATCTCACCCTCGATCTGTTAATAGAGGATTTACGTCAAAGCCTCGCCTGTCATCCGGTTTTGGCGAGGCTGGCGGTGGATTTTGTCTGTCACGACGCGTATTCGCCCAATCGCGCGCCGGAGTTATGGACGCAAGACGTGTTCGCGCAGTATTTTGAGCGTTTGAAAGCCCGTAACGGACGCGTGCTGACCTATAGCACGGCAGCGGCTGTCGGGGGCGGATTGCGGGCGGCAGGGTTTCATGTTTACCGCAGCGCCGGGCTTGGACGCAAAAGCGGCGGAACGGTCGCCAGCGTCGCCCCCTTGGGCGAATTCCCCAGTCAGACGGGTATCAGGACGCTGACAGGTGAAGAAGAAACGATTCTGGCGAGCCGATCAGGCCTGCCCTATCGCGATCCCGCTCTGCAAGAGACCCGCGACAGCGTCACGCGTCAACGCGCGCTTGCGCAGGCGGCAAGTTCACGCGCGCCACGCCCGGCGCGCTCGTTGCGACAAGAGACCCGGCCTAGGGTTCCGGCTGAAGATACAGGGCCAGACGGGCCGTCATTTTAATGGGTTTGAGCGGATCCGCCACAGGCGCGTCGGTTTTCGAGCGGTTTTCGCCGGATTCGTTTTCCAGCGTGATATCGCGCATTTCGACCAGCTCGCCATGATTGTTCAGCGACGAAACAAAGCCGAGAATACTGTCATAACTGCCGCGCAGAGTCAGCGCATAGCCAAAGGTCGTTAATTGCGAGGCGGCGGGAGAAACCGCAGCTTCACCGGTTTTAGCTGCCGCAGCAGCGGCGGGCGTCGGCGTGGCGGGCTTGGGAGCCTTCGGATCCGGCGGCGGCGGGGGCTCGACCAGCGGCGCATCCCACGGCTCAAGAGCGATGAGATCGTTGCCGCGATTAGAAGCCAGACGCATGACCTGATCGAGCATGGATTTGATGTTCTGCTGAAGCGCTTCGGGACGGTAAGCGCGCAGGGTCACGCCTTCGGGCAGGGCTTTTACCTGACGCAGGTCTGCGGCCATTTGCTGGTTAATTTGTACTTGCGAGGTCAGCGTTTTGACGTCCGACTCCAGTTGGGCTTTTTTCTGGATATTTTCGGTCACAGAGGTCACGGCAGGCCATACGAGATAGCCGCCAATGCCGACCAGGCCGCCGACAATCAGCATGCCGCCGATCAGATATTTTTCCCGACTCGAAACCATGAGCGCTGATTAACCTCCCGATTTGCGCGATATGGAGATCTGGACGCTGCCGGGGGCGGCGGCGGGAGGCAATAGCTCCTTGGCGATTTCCGTACGACCGCCAATCTTGAACTTGAAGACTTTCTGACCCTCGTCCAGCTCCTCGCGGATGCTCTGGATCAAGACGTCTTTGGCGTACGCCAGATGATCAAATTGCTGGGCAAAGCGCAACACCGATTGATAGCTCATGCCCTTGCCTTCAATCAGCAGGTCGTCGCCCGCCTTGACGTTATACACCCAGATCTTGGTGGGGATGCGGTTCTTTAAGTCCGAGGCCAGATTGACGTAGACGGCGTTGCGGATTTTAGCCGCCTCGACAATCTCCACCACTTTGGCGCGGATGCCGCTTTTGGCTTTAAGCGCCTCGATTTCCGACTGGAGCTGAGCGCTTTGAGAGGACAGGGCCGTTTGCTTGGCCTCCAGATCATGGATTTGTCCGCCGAGCATCAGCCCATTGAAGGCGGACAGACCGCCCCAGAGGAGCAGCATCAGCACCGTGGTCAGAACGCCGGCTGCAATTGTCAGGACGGGACCAGGGCCGTCGTCTTCTTGTTCATGAGCAGCGGGAAGGTCTTTTTTGCCTTGCGCCGAGGAGGCCTTCAAGCCGCTGATAAAATTGAAGTCAAACGGAAAGCTCACCTGCGAATGCATCGCCGCGCCGACGACAGCCGGGCGCAAGGGGTCTTCCAGTCTCAGCGAGGGGCCGACCACGCACGGACGCACCGGCACGCCGAGCTGCTGGGAAAGGCCCTGAGCAATGGGCGCCGGCAGATTGTCGGTCAGCCAGATGGCGGGAAACGTGTTGGCGGCCGTGCGGCGGATTTCATCAAGCAGATCGAAAATCAGGGGCGAATTGGCTTCCACGACGGAGAATTCGCGCGTGTCCATGCTCAGTTCGCGCAGATCCATGAGCGCGCTGCCCTGCCAGAGCGAAAAGCGCACGCGATCGCTTTCTACAAAAATCGTGCCCCAGTAAGCGTCTTCGCCAATCTGCTGGGTCAGGCTGTCGAGGACGCCGGTACCGGCCATCGCCCGCAAGGTGTTGAGGGGTTCGATATCGACGGCGCCCGGACGCACGCGGGCCACCTGACAGGCGCGGCGCAGGGCCAGAAAGGTATCCTTGCGCACGGCGCCAAAGATGACGCGCTGCATGTTGGGCGACGTGGTCGCCAGCGCGGGCAACACGTGGAAGTCGACAATTGCTTCGGTGTCGTCGAAGGACTTATAGCGCTCGGCTTCGCTCGAAAGCGACAAATAGAGTTCTTGCGCGCCCATTTTGGGCATGTCGACCACGCGCAGCAGGGTGGCGGGCATTGACAGGTTGACGGTTTTGACGGCGGGACGAAGGCCGGAGAGGGCTTCGCGCATCAGGCCGCCGAGGTGGACGGGGTCTTCGACGTGGTCGCCATTCTCGGAGAGGACGCCGGGGGGCGTGGCAATCGTCGCGGATTGCGCGATGACGAACGTTTTGGGGTGATAGACCGCCACTTCGATTGATTGCGGGGTGATGGAGACCCCGACGTTGGACCCGTTGCGTTTTTTCTGCGCCATAGCCGCTTACTCTATCCTGATGCTTCTTTTAGCCTGATATTTATTTTTAGCCCTGATACTTCTGTCAGTCTGTATCTCTCTTAACCTGATGCCTTCTTCAGCTTGAAATCTCTTGAACCTGAGCCTCGTTGACGTTGAATGCCGGCGATTCTTGCCGCCTGACGGGCCCGGAATCCTTGACCCGAAAGGAATCGCGACTGCCTGCTCCTGCCTGTTGCGCCCAACAAGATGAGCCGAGGCCCATCCACGGATAAAACGCCGACAGCGCGCAACCTGAACGCCTTCAGGCATTACGCTTAAGCCCTGCGACCGTCGTCTGCGGGTTGGCATCGGGCGGGCAGGCTCAGGAAAGGCTCTCGCTATCCAATGAATCAACCACACTATAGCATAGGATGCAAAAACTTGGGGATTTTTCGCGCGAATCCGCGCATGATTGCGCTATTCGGAGGAGACGTGAAAAAGAGAGCCCCCCAAAAGGAATCCCTGATAACCGGGCAAACAGCGCGCCAAAAAAAAACCTCCGTCATGAAGTCGGAGGAGTGTCTGAGTAGTGTCATGTAGAGAATATAGGATAGAGAAGAGAAATCTGGCGGGAGCATCAAAGCGTCCCTTGTATTAATATAAAAACAATCTTAAGAACTCTGATGTTAGATTGTAACGAAATATAAAGTCGAGTTTTAATTATTTCTTCAGAATTACGATGAAGACTGACGGCGCGCCGGGCCGCCCGCCCTCTGCGCAGAAGACGCAAGCTTTTGCCCGGCGCGCGCGATAGAATGCCGAACATCCCGTCCAAGCCGGGAAGCAAAGAGCAGAGAAGGAAAAAATGTGATGCGAGTGGCTGTCTTTAGCGCCAAGGCGTACGACAAACGGTTTCTATCTGAGGCCAACGAGGCCTTTGGCTATACGTTCAAGTTTTTTGAGCCGCATCTGGATGAATCGACCGTGCGGCTGGCGAGCGGTTATGACGCGGTTTGCGCATTCGTTCACGATGATCTTTCGCGCCCCACGCTTCAGGCGCTGGCAGAAGCAGGCGTCAAGCTGGTGGCGCTACGCTGCGCCGGGTATAACAACGTGGATCTGGCGGCTGCGCAAGAATACAACCTGACCATTGTGCGCGTGCCCGCCTATTCGCCGCATGCGGTCGCCGAGCACGCCATTGCGCTTATTCTGGGCCTGAATCGCCGCATTTACCGCGCCTATAACCGCGTGCGCGAAGGCAATTTTTCGCTCGAAGGCCTCATGGGCTTCGACCTGCACGGCTGCACCGCCGGGGTCGTCGGCACGGGCAAAATCGGCGTGCTGGTGGCGAAAATCCTGAAAAACGGCTTCGGCTGCGAAGTCGTCGCCTATGACCCATACCCTTCCAAAGCCTGTCAGGATCTGGGCATCGCTTACGCCTCACTGCCGGAGCTCCTGTCGCAGGCCGATATCGTCTCGCTGCACTGTCCGCTGAGCCCGGAGACGCATCATGTCATTAACGAGGCGTCGATTCAGCAGATGAAGCCCGGCGCGATGCTGATCAACACCAGTCGCGGGGCGCTGGTAGATACGCGCGCGGCCATCGAAGGGCTGAAGTCTGGGCAGATCGGCGCGATGGGTCTGGATGTCTACGAAGAAGAGGGCGACCTGTTTTTCGAGGATCTCTCCACCCAGGTGATTCAGGATGACCAGTTTACGCGTCTGCTGACGTTTCCCAATGTGCTGATCACGGGTCACCAGGCGTTTTTTACGGAAAACGCCGTGCGCAACATCGCCGAAACCACGCTGGCCAACATCCGCGAATTCGAGTCCGGCGGCCCCTGCGCCAATCAGGTCCACGCGCCCCAGCGACGGGGCGCGTGACAAAGCATCGGGTTAGACGGGTTTACGCCTAACGAGTCTTAATTTTCCCCATGGATTGATTCCGTCATTTTGCGTAGTCGCTCCCTCAACGAAGCCGGGGTCCTGACCGACTTTGATAACGTCAGGCGCTTTGCCCCAATTCGCGCGCGCCTTGCGTAGAAGTTCGTGAGGATCAATGCCGGTGTTTACGCCAATATAATGGCCCGTTCGGGGATCATACGTGTGCCCGTGGCTATCGATTAAATAGGCCTCTTTAACGGGAGGCTCAGCATGACGAGCTGTGGCTGCATTTTGAGGCGTCGTCCGTAATTCTATTTCAGCCTGGCGTATGCGAGTAAATCCGTCAGATACCCACCGGCCCTGTTCTTGAGTAAAGTCGAATACGAAGGTGTCAGGCC
Coding sequences:
- a CDS encoding 2-hydroxyacid dehydrogenase, translated to MRVAVFSAKAYDKRFLSEANEAFGYTFKFFEPHLDESTVRLASGYDAVCAFVHDDLSRPTLQALAEAGVKLVALRCAGYNNVDLAAAQEYNLTIVRVPAYSPHAVAEHAIALILGLNRRIYRAYNRVREGNFSLEGLMGFDLHGCTAGVVGTGKIGVLVAKILKNGFGCEVVAYDPYPSKACQDLGIAYASLPELLSQADIVSLHCPLSPETHHVINEASIQQMKPGAMLINTSRGALVDTRAAIEGLKSGQIGAMGLDVYEEEGDLFFEDLSTQVIQDDQFTRLLTFPNVLITGHQAFFTENAVRNIAETTLANIREFESGGPCANQVHAPQRRGA
- the pilM gene encoding pilus assembly protein PilM, with protein sequence MAQKKRNGSNVGVSITPQSIEVAVYHPKTFVIAQSATIATPPGVLSENGDHVEDPVHLGGLMREALSGLRPAVKTVNLSMPATLLRVVDMPKMGAQELYLSLSSEAERYKSFDDTEAIVDFHVLPALATTSPNMQRVIFGAVRKDTFLALRRACQVARVRPGAVDIEPLNTLRAMAGTGVLDSLTQQIGEDAYWGTIFVESDRVRFSLWQGSALMDLRELSMDTREFSVVEANSPLIFDLLDEIRRTAANTFPAIWLTDNLPAPIAQGLSQQLGVPVRPCVVGPSLRLEDPLRPAVVGAAMHSQVSFPFDFNFISGLKASSAQGKKDLPAAHEQEDDGPGPVLTIAAGVLTTVLMLLLWGGLSAFNGLMLGGQIHDLEAKQTALSSQSAQLQSEIEALKAKSGIRAKVVEIVEAAKIRNAVYVNLASDLKNRIPTKIWVYNVKAGDDLLIEGKGMSYQSVLRFAQQFDHLAYAKDVLIQSIREELDEGQKVFKFKIGGRTEIAKELLPPAAAPGSVQISISRKSGG